Proteins co-encoded in one Pelodiscus sinensis isolate JC-2024 chromosome 9, ASM4963464v1, whole genome shotgun sequence genomic window:
- the ATP6V1G3 gene encoding V-type proton ATPase subunit G 3, producing MTSQSQGIQQLLQAEKRAKDKLEEAKKRKGKRLKQAKEEATAEIDHYRLQREREFRHKQSNIMGSQGNLSTKIEEQTTEKIRDITSSFHKYMENVMKQLLNMVFDIKPEIHSNYRGTV from the exons ATGACCAGCCAGTCTCAGGGAATCCAGCAGCTTTTACAGGCAGAAAAACGTGCCAAAGACAAACTCGAAGAAGCCAAAAAGA GAAAGGGAAAGAGACTGAAACAAGCAAAAGAAGAAGCCACAGCAGAGATCGACCACTATAGATTACAGAGGGAGAGGGAATTCAGGCACAAACAATCTAAT ATAATGGGATCCCAGGGTAACCTCTCCACTAAAATAGAAGAGCAAACAACAGAAAAAATCCGAGACATCACTAGTAGCTTCCACAAGTACATGGAAAATGtgatgaaacaacttttgaaCATGGTATTTGACATCAAGCCTGAAATCCACTCAAACTACAGAGGCACAGTTTAA